The genome window TGGGCCCGCCACGCCGGCATGGGGGAAGCGGCTGGGCCGGGCAGGAACAGAACGCTCCGCCGGCCAGCACGACGAGAAGGCTACCGGATAAAATGTTCAGTTGTCAAGGTGGTTTACGCACGCCAGCCGTCCCGGCGCGAATGCGCCGGGCAGCTTGCCCGTGAGGGGAAGGGCGGGAATGTTTCGCCGCTCGGCGTACGTGAACCTGCCTCTACTGCTGCCACTCCCAGATCTGGCGATCGATCCGGGCGTTGGGGTAGCGGGTGGCGTGGGCCTCGCCCAGCTTCGGGCCGCGCCCGTCGCGGAAATTGCCCACCGCGCCGAGATCGACCGCGTCGTAGATGGCGACGAAATGGCGCTCGCCCTCCACCTCGCTGTGGACCTCGAAGAGCCGGGCCCGGACGAAGCCGGGATCGCCGAGCACCTCGGGCATGTGCTCGCCCTCGTACCACGCCGACCAGCCGTCCGCCTCGGCGGCGGGGAGGGCCACGCGGACCACGAAGGCGGCGCCGGGCTCCTCGCCGTGGCGCATGCCGCGGCGGGGCTGTGCCACCCGCTCGGCGAACGAGCGCTGCAGCTTCGCCTCGGGGAAGGCCTTGGTGGTCTCCTCCGCCAGCTCGGCCCGCTCGCGGGACATCATGTAGTTTTCGAGAGCCGGGATGCCGGTGAGCTCGTAGACCGCAACGAAACGGCCCTCGTCACCGCCGACCACCCGGGCACGGCTCGCGAAGGCGCTGCGGCCCATCGCTGCCACGACCTTGGTGACGTGCGTGGCGAGCCACGAGGAGAACTCTTCGGCCTTGGCTGCCGGAACGTCGCTTTCGACCAGATAAAGGACCATTGCGCGCGCACCTTAGCTGCCTG of Vulgatibacter sp. contains these proteins:
- a CDS encoding DUF4286 family protein, producing MVLYLVESDVPAAKAEEFSSWLATHVTKVVAAMGRSAFASRARVVGGDEGRFVAVYELTGIPALENYMMSRERAELAEETTKAFPEAKLQRSFAERVAQPRRGMRHGEEPGAAFVVRVALPAAEADGWSAWYEGEHMPEVLGDPGFVRARLFEVHSEVEGERHFVAIYDAVDLGAVGNFRDGRGPKLGEAHATRYPNARIDRQIWEWQQ